The Mesorhizobium sp. M1D.F.Ca.ET.043.01.1.1 genome contains a region encoding:
- a CDS encoding cbb3-type cytochrome c oxidase subunit 3 encodes MTYNLMRAFADSWGLVAMALFFVGCIAFALRPGSRRLADEAARIPLEDE; translated from the coding sequence ATGACCTACAATTTGATGCGGGCGTTTGCCGACAGCTGGGGCCTGGTTGCGATGGCGCTGTTCTTCGTGGGGTGCATCGCCTTTGCCCTACGCCCCGGCAGCCGAAGGCTGGCCGACGAAGCGGCCCGCATTCCGCTCGAGGACGAGTGA
- the ccoO gene encoding cytochrome-c oxidase, cbb3-type subunit II translates to MGLMDKHAIIEKNATLLLVGSLLVVTVGGIVEIAPLFYLDNTIEKVEGMRPYSPLELVGRNIYMREGCYLCHSQMIRPFRDEVERYGHYSLAAESMYDHPFQWGSKRTGPDLARVGDRYSNAWHVAHLTDPRSVVPESIMPSYGFLKDTPIDVKDFSTHLVANRLVAVPYTDDMIVHANADLAAQADPNADTSGLEARYPKAKIGDFDGNPQQVTEMDALLAYLQMLGTLVDFKNYDEAAGYR, encoded by the coding sequence ATGGGCTTGATGGACAAACACGCAATCATCGAGAAGAACGCCACGCTTCTTCTCGTTGGCTCGCTGCTCGTGGTGACGGTCGGCGGCATCGTCGAGATCGCGCCTCTCTTCTATCTCGACAATACGATCGAGAAGGTGGAAGGCATGCGCCCCTATTCGCCGCTCGAACTTGTCGGGCGCAACATCTATATGCGCGAGGGCTGCTACCTCTGTCATAGCCAGATGATCAGGCCGTTCCGCGACGAAGTTGAGCGCTATGGCCACTACAGCCTAGCTGCCGAGTCCATGTACGATCACCCCTTCCAGTGGGGATCGAAGCGCACCGGGCCGGATCTCGCCAGAGTTGGCGACCGCTACTCGAATGCATGGCATGTCGCGCATCTTACCGACCCGCGCTCGGTGGTGCCGGAATCGATCATGCCGAGCTATGGGTTCCTGAAAGACACGCCGATCGACGTGAAGGATTTCTCAACGCATCTGGTCGCCAACAGGCTTGTAGCCGTCCCTTACACCGATGACATGATCGTCCACGCCAATGCGGATCTGGCGGCGCAGGCCGATCCCAATGCCGACACATCAGGCCTTGAGGCGCGTTACCCAAAAGCCAAGATCGGCGACTTCGACGGCAACCCGCAACAGGTCACCGAAATGGATGCCCTGCTCGCCTACCTGCAGATGCTTGGCACACTGGTCGACTTCAAAAATTACGACGAAGCCGCCGGCTACCGCTGA
- the ccoS gene encoding cbb3-type cytochrome oxidase assembly protein CcoS, translated as MTTLLYLIPVALFLGALGVSGFVWALRSGQYEDLDGAAERILIDRDDKPER; from the coding sequence GTGACGACGTTGCTCTATCTCATACCAGTGGCCCTTTTTCTGGGTGCACTGGGTGTGTCCGGCTTCGTCTGGGCATTGCGAAGCGGTCAATACGAAGATCTCGACGGAGCCGCCGAGCGGATACTAATTGATCGGGACGACAAACCGGAACGCTGA
- a CDS encoding Crp/Fnr family transcriptional regulator, with protein sequence MTFRQDIHSSGIPVLCFPCEARRRGVCGALDPDNLVGLAKTCSRRRIESGMELTGEAQNVDSYSNVLSGVVKLSKSLSDGRQQIVGLQFAPDFLGRPFKVESSINAEAATAVTLCSFPRAAVERMMKASREFEHRLLKQTLNELDEAREWMVTLGRKTAPEKVATFLLMMARNIDSSLDAASGSASFDLPLTRVEMSDFLGITNETVSRQLTRLRADGVIRIENARHVTVDSISRLEKRCGGGRERP encoded by the coding sequence ATGACCTTTCGGCAAGACATTCATAGTTCCGGCATTCCTGTTCTTTGCTTCCCTTGCGAGGCACGGCGTCGCGGTGTCTGCGGTGCGCTCGATCCAGACAATTTGGTTGGGCTCGCCAAGACTTGCTCGCGTCGCCGGATCGAGTCAGGAATGGAGTTGACCGGCGAGGCACAGAACGTCGACAGCTACTCCAACGTGCTTTCAGGCGTTGTAAAGCTATCAAAGAGCCTGTCGGATGGGCGCCAGCAGATCGTCGGTCTCCAGTTTGCACCGGATTTTCTGGGACGTCCTTTCAAGGTGGAAAGCTCGATCAATGCGGAAGCGGCAACAGCAGTCACGCTGTGTTCGTTTCCGCGAGCGGCCGTCGAACGGATGATGAAGGCGTCACGGGAATTCGAGCATCGCCTGCTCAAACAGACGCTGAATGAACTCGATGAGGCGCGCGAGTGGATGGTGACGCTGGGGCGCAAGACAGCTCCGGAAAAGGTAGCGACTTTTCTCCTCATGATGGCCCGGAATATCGATTCCAGTCTCGATGCGGCTTCCGGGTCGGCGTCCTTCGATCTGCCGCTGACGCGTGTCGAAATGTCTGATTTCCTTGGAATCACCAACGAGACCGTGAGCCGCCAACTGACGCGATTGCGGGCTGACGGGGTGATTCGGATTGAGAACGCACGCCATGTGACGGTGGACAGCATAAGCCGTCTGGAGAAGCGCTGTGGCGGCGGACGCGAGCGGCCCTAA
- a CDS encoding cation-translocating P-type ATPase has product MSCCAPGAEMALDLVNTGSVLPSSQEIRLASRSLGDDLHQTDLSVPTVHCAGCIQTIETALGKLDRVESARVNLSTKRVSVRWRGDEVPPFVVALGRLGYQAHLFPSEVGDKDRTLSDLIRAVAVAGFAAGNIMLLSVSVWSGAEGATRDLFHWVSALIAIPALAFAGGIFFRSAWNALRHGRMNMDVPIAVGVSLAYAMSLYETINHGDHAYFDASVSLLFFLLIGRTLDHVMRERARTAVKGLSQLAAHGAMVLRSDGARDYLPVGEIEPGMRLLIAAGERIPVDGKIIQGTSDLDCSLASGESTPKNVAPGEAVQAGVLNLTGPLTIEATAAAKDSFLAEMVRLMEAAEGGRAHYRRIADRVSALYAPVVHLTAFATFLGWMAVTGDWHRAITIAIAVLIITCPCALGLAVPIVQVVAARRLFENGIMVKDGSAMERLATIDTAVFDKTGTLTLGQPRLVNASSIDPAMLAVAGDMATHSRHPFSKAIAGFAHPGGQYKFDAVTEHPGFGIEATGAGSTWRLGRRGWAGWRARTGGEGKHGGTVLTKDGFIVATFDFEDALRADAKAAIGQLSHAGVSVEMLSGDTAGACGEVAEMLGVKDFVPCLLPSGKVERIETLAKDGHKVLMVGDGLNDTPALRAAHVSIAPATAADIGRNAADFVFLRESLLAVPLALDVSRKAGHLIRQNIAIAIVYNAVAVPIAILGHATPLLAAIAMSASSVLVIGNALRLHGFGANATLQVIQKVGRSAVSYSA; this is encoded by the coding sequence ATGAGTTGTTGTGCACCGGGCGCCGAAATGGCGCTTGATCTGGTCAACACCGGATCGGTCCTGCCGTCCAGCCAGGAGATCAGGCTGGCGAGCCGATCGCTTGGCGATGATCTTCACCAGACCGATCTTTCAGTACCGACGGTTCATTGCGCAGGCTGCATCCAGACGATCGAGACGGCGCTGGGAAAGCTCGATCGCGTCGAGAGCGCCCGCGTCAACCTGTCGACGAAACGGGTCTCTGTCCGGTGGCGTGGTGACGAGGTCCCACCGTTCGTCGTCGCGCTTGGGCGGCTAGGCTACCAGGCGCATCTCTTCCCTTCCGAGGTCGGCGACAAGGACAGGACGTTATCGGATTTGATCCGCGCGGTCGCGGTTGCCGGCTTTGCGGCGGGCAACATCATGCTGCTTTCGGTCTCGGTCTGGTCCGGCGCCGAAGGTGCTACCCGCGACCTGTTTCACTGGGTCTCGGCGCTGATCGCCATTCCTGCCCTCGCCTTCGCCGGCGGCATCTTCTTCCGTTCGGCCTGGAATGCTTTGCGCCATGGCCGCATGAATATGGACGTGCCGATCGCGGTCGGTGTTTCGCTCGCCTACGCCATGAGCCTCTACGAGACGATCAACCATGGCGATCACGCCTATTTTGACGCGTCGGTATCGCTGCTGTTCTTCCTGTTGATCGGCCGCACGTTGGATCACGTGATGCGCGAACGTGCCCGGACCGCTGTGAAAGGCCTGTCCCAGTTGGCCGCACATGGCGCCATGGTGCTGCGCAGCGACGGCGCGCGCGACTATTTGCCGGTCGGCGAGATCGAACCAGGCATGCGGTTGTTGATCGCAGCCGGTGAGAGGATCCCCGTCGACGGCAAGATCATCCAGGGAACGTCGGATCTCGACTGCTCGCTGGCCTCAGGCGAAAGCACGCCGAAAAACGTGGCGCCGGGCGAAGCAGTTCAGGCCGGCGTGCTCAATCTTACCGGCCCGCTGACGATTGAGGCGACAGCCGCCGCGAAGGATTCGTTTCTGGCGGAAATGGTTCGTCTTATGGAAGCCGCAGAGGGCGGCCGCGCGCATTATCGCCGGATCGCCGATCGCGTTTCAGCGCTCTATGCCCCGGTGGTTCATCTCACAGCCTTCGCGACGTTCCTTGGCTGGATGGCGGTGACCGGCGACTGGCACCGGGCGATAACCATCGCCATTGCCGTTCTGATCATCACCTGCCCGTGCGCGCTCGGCCTCGCCGTACCGATCGTTCAGGTGGTCGCCGCGCGGCGCCTGTTTGAGAACGGCATCATGGTAAAGGACGGTTCTGCCATGGAGCGCCTGGCGACGATTGATACAGCGGTGTTCGACAAGACCGGAACGCTCACGCTCGGCCAGCCCCGGCTGGTCAATGCATCGTCGATCGATCCGGCCATGCTGGCAGTCGCGGGAGACATGGCTACGCATTCCCGCCATCCTTTTTCAAAGGCCATAGCCGGTTTTGCCCATCCCGGCGGGCAGTACAAATTTGATGCCGTCACCGAGCATCCAGGGTTTGGAATCGAAGCCACTGGAGCCGGAAGCACCTGGCGGCTAGGCCGACGCGGATGGGCTGGATGGAGAGCCCGGACCGGTGGTGAAGGCAAACATGGCGGAACCGTGCTGACAAAAGACGGGTTCATTGTCGCGACCTTCGATTTTGAGGACGCGCTGCGCGCAGACGCCAAGGCGGCGATCGGGCAATTGAGCCATGCCGGGGTGTCAGTGGAAATGCTGTCGGGCGATACTGCGGGTGCCTGCGGTGAAGTCGCAGAAATGCTGGGTGTCAAGGACTTCGTTCCGTGCCTGCTGCCATCCGGCAAGGTCGAGCGCATCGAGACCCTGGCGAAAGACGGACACAAGGTTCTGATGGTTGGCGACGGCCTCAACGACACGCCGGCGCTCAGGGCGGCGCATGTCTCGATCGCTCCAGCTACCGCCGCCGACATTGGCCGCAATGCCGCCGACTTCGTATTCCTGCGCGAAAGCCTTCTGGCAGTGCCTCTCGCGCTGGACGTCTCGCGCAAGGCGGGACACCTGATCCGCCAGAACATCGCGATTGCGATCGTCTACAATGCGGTGGCAGTACCAATCGCCATCCTCGGGCACGCCACGCCTTTGTTAGCGGCGATTGCCATGTCTGCCTCATCGGTGCTTGTTATTGGAAACGCATTGCGCTTGCACGGCTTCGGGGCGAATGCGACGCTGCAAGTTATTCAAAAAGTCGGACGCTCCGCAGTCAGCTATTCGGCATAA
- the ccoG gene encoding cytochrome c oxidase accessory protein CcoG produces the protein MRDKTQLTRLETETVNSAKTRKPLYAARQKIFPKRASGNFRRFKWLVMTITLGIYYLAAWLPWARGPFAPDQAVLLDLANRRFYFFFIEIWPQEFFYVAGLLVMAGVGLFLITSTVGRAWCGYACPQTVWVDLFLVVERAIEGDRNARMKLDAGPWTARKLMLRVSKHTIWLVIGAATGGAWIFYFADAPTLLGELFTGTAAPVAYITVAVLTATTYTFGGLMREQVCTYMCPWPRIQAAMLDENSLTVTYNDWRGEPRSRHAKKVLAAGQPVGDCVDCNACVAVCPMGIDIRDGQQLECITCALCIDACDGVMDKLGKERGLIAYATLSDYNANMMLATAGGSSSVNPSLIRTADGLFSDKVAHFHIRKIFRPRTYVYMGLWSLIGLGLLYSLLTRDRLELNVLHDRNPQFVTLTDGSIRNGYTVKLLNMIPEPRTIVVTMQGLEGADMVVVGDDIPAGRSFAIPVEPDRLKMLRVFVRQPADQIRAPAQTFKFRVEDRASFESNEYTATFNAPEPLR, from the coding sequence ATGCGTGATAAGACGCAGTTGACACGGCTCGAAACAGAAACTGTCAATTCCGCCAAAACCCGCAAGCCGCTTTATGCCGCGCGTCAAAAGATCTTTCCGAAGCGCGCCTCGGGCAACTTTCGTCGCTTCAAATGGCTGGTGATGACGATCACACTTGGCATCTACTACCTGGCTGCGTGGCTGCCTTGGGCTCGCGGTCCATTTGCCCCGGACCAGGCAGTCCTGCTCGATCTCGCGAACCGGCGCTTCTACTTCTTCTTCATCGAGATATGGCCCCAGGAATTCTTCTATGTGGCCGGCCTCCTGGTCATGGCGGGCGTCGGTCTTTTCCTGATCACCTCGACTGTCGGCCGTGCCTGGTGCGGCTATGCATGCCCTCAGACGGTGTGGGTCGATCTGTTCCTCGTCGTCGAACGTGCGATCGAGGGGGACCGCAACGCCCGCATGAAACTTGACGCAGGTCCCTGGACCGCGCGCAAGCTCATGCTGCGTGTGTCCAAGCACACCATCTGGCTGGTCATAGGGGCGGCGACTGGCGGCGCCTGGATCTTCTACTTTGCCGATGCACCGACGCTGCTCGGCGAGCTCTTCACCGGCACTGCGGCGCCCGTCGCCTACATCACTGTCGCCGTCCTGACGGCTACCACCTACACGTTCGGCGGTCTGATGCGCGAACAGGTCTGCACCTATATGTGCCCGTGGCCCCGCATCCAGGCGGCCATGCTCGATGAAAATTCCCTCACTGTCACCTACAATGACTGGCGCGGCGAACCGCGTTCGCGCCACGCCAAGAAGGTGCTGGCCGCAGGCCAGCCCGTGGGCGACTGCGTCGACTGCAATGCCTGTGTCGCGGTCTGCCCGATGGGGATAGACATTCGCGACGGCCAGCAGCTCGAATGCATCACTTGCGCGCTCTGCATCGACGCCTGTGACGGCGTCATGGACAAGCTCGGCAAGGAGCGTGGGCTGATCGCCTATGCGACGCTCTCCGACTACAACGCCAACATGATGCTGGCGACTGCAGGCGGGTCCAGCTCAGTCAATCCATCGCTGATCAGGACCGCTGATGGCCTGTTCTCCGACAAGGTGGCGCATTTTCACATCCGCAAGATCTTTCGGCCGCGCACCTACGTCTACATGGGCTTGTGGTCGCTGATCGGCCTCGGCCTGCTCTATTCGCTGCTGACGCGCGATCGGCTCGAACTGAACGTATTGCATGATCGCAATCCCCAGTTCGTCACGCTGACCGACGGATCCATCCGCAATGGCTATACCGTCAAGCTGCTCAACATGATCCCCGAGCCGAGGACGATCGTCGTAACCATGCAGGGCCTTGAAGGCGCTGACATGGTCGTCGTCGGCGACGACATCCCCGCAGGCCGTTCCTTCGCCATTCCGGTCGAACCCGACCGCCTGAAAATGCTGAGGGTCTTCGTTCGCCAGCCGGCGGACCAGATCCGCGCTCCGGCACAGACCTTCAAGTTCCGCGTCGAGGACAGAGCCAGCTTTGAGTCGAACGAGTACACCGCCACCTTCAACGCGCCGGAGCCCCTCAGATGA
- the ccoN gene encoding cytochrome-c oxidase, cbb3-type subunit I: MKFGTEIVLLSVFAFAALVAAGFGVDEPFRRHMWVLFFAVAGFTAILLRNTEFKPAAPIDPSAYMDGPIRYGAIATVFWGVVGMLVGVVIALQLAYPDLNIQPWFNFGRLRPLHTSGVVFAFGGNALLCTSLYVVQRTCRARLFGRDLAWFVFWGYQLFIVMAATGYLLGITEGREYAEPEWYVDVWLTIVWVAYLILFLGTILKRKEPHIYVANWFYLSFIVTIAMLHVVNNLSIPVSFLGSKSYSAFSGVQDALTQWWYGHNAVGFFLTAGFLGMMYYFVPKQANRPVYSYRLSIVHFWAIIFLYIWAGPHHLHYTALPDWAQTLGMVFSIMLWMPSWGGMINGLMTLSGAWDKLRTDPIIRMMVMAVAFYGMSTFEGPIMAIRAVNSLSHYTDWTIGHVHSGALGWVGMISFGAIYYMVPKLWNRQRLYSLRLVTWHFWLATLGIVVYAAVMWVSGVMQGLMWREYDEQGFLVYSFAETVAAMHPYYVMRAIGGAMYLSGALIMAWNITRTILGHQREEEPMPSPVAIRPARSGAR; the protein is encoded by the coding sequence ATGAAATTCGGCACAGAGATCGTCCTTCTAAGCGTGTTCGCTTTTGCGGCCCTGGTGGCCGCCGGCTTCGGCGTGGATGAACCTTTCCGCCGACACATGTGGGTGTTGTTCTTCGCAGTGGCTGGTTTCACTGCGATCCTGTTGCGCAACACGGAGTTCAAGCCAGCAGCTCCGATTGACCCATCCGCTTACATGGATGGTCCGATCCGCTACGGCGCGATCGCCACCGTGTTCTGGGGTGTCGTCGGCATGCTGGTCGGCGTGGTGATCGCGCTGCAGCTCGCCTACCCCGATCTCAACATCCAGCCCTGGTTCAATTTCGGTCGTTTGCGGCCGTTGCACACATCCGGTGTCGTCTTCGCCTTCGGCGGCAACGCGCTGCTTTGCACGTCTCTGTATGTCGTGCAGCGCACCTGCCGCGCCCGCCTCTTCGGCCGTGATCTGGCCTGGTTCGTCTTCTGGGGCTACCAGCTGTTCATCGTCATGGCCGCGACCGGCTACCTGCTCGGCATCACCGAGGGCCGCGAGTACGCCGAACCCGAATGGTATGTGGATGTCTGGCTGACCATCGTCTGGGTCGCCTACCTCATTCTGTTCCTTGGCACGATCCTGAAGCGCAAGGAACCGCATATCTACGTGGCCAACTGGTTCTACCTGTCGTTCATCGTCACCATCGCGATGCTGCATGTGGTCAACAACCTGTCCATACCAGTCTCGTTCCTGGGCTCCAAGAGCTACTCCGCCTTTTCAGGGGTCCAGGACGCCTTGACGCAATGGTGGTACGGCCACAACGCGGTCGGCTTCTTTCTCACCGCCGGCTTCCTCGGCATGATGTATTATTTCGTGCCCAAGCAGGCGAACCGGCCAGTCTATTCGTACCGGCTGTCGATCGTCCATTTCTGGGCGATCATCTTTCTCTACATCTGGGCCGGGCCGCATCACCTGCACTACACCGCCTTGCCCGATTGGGCGCAGACGCTCGGCATGGTGTTCTCGATCATGCTGTGGATGCCGTCCTGGGGCGGCATGATCAACGGCCTGATGACGCTGTCCGGCGCCTGGGACAAGCTGCGCACCGATCCGATCATACGCATGATGGTGATGGCCGTCGCCTTCTATGGCATGTCGACCTTCGAAGGCCCCATCATGGCGATCCGGGCGGTCAATTCGCTGTCGCATTATACCGACTGGACGATCGGCCACGTCCATTCGGGCGCGCTCGGCTGGGTTGGCATGATCTCGTTCGGCGCAATCTACTACATGGTGCCGAAGCTCTGGAACCGGCAACGGCTCTACTCGTTGCGGCTGGTCACCTGGCATTTCTGGCTGGCGACACTTGGTATCGTTGTCTACGCCGCGGTGATGTGGGTATCCGGCGTCATGCAGGGCCTGATGTGGCGCGAATACGACGAGCAGGGCTTCCTGGTCTACTCCTTCGCCGAGACCGTCGCCGCCATGCACCCCTACTATGTCATGCGCGCCATCGGTGGGGCCATGTACCTCTCCGGCGCGCTGATCATGGCCTGGAACATCACCAGGACCATCCTCGGCCACCAGCGCGAGGAGGAGCCGATGCCGAGCCCCGTCGCCATCCGACCTGCGCGATCAGGAGCCAGGTAA
- a CDS encoding FixH family protein → MTANVQKPREFTGRHMLVIILAFFGVVIAVNLTMATLASTSWTGLVVENTYVASQQFNKKAEEGRAQAALGWTGKLTIAWGEVRYGLADVAGKPVPLHGVKVLFRHPAYEKEDKSVTLAPASGQEFAAQHMPKDGVWIVEVDADAGLDKPYRDVRRIMISNGALQ, encoded by the coding sequence ATGACTGCCAATGTACAAAAGCCTCGTGAATTCACCGGCAGGCACATGCTGGTCATCATCCTGGCCTTTTTCGGCGTGGTCATCGCAGTCAATCTGACCATGGCAACGCTCGCCAGCACAAGCTGGACTGGCCTCGTCGTCGAAAACACCTATGTGGCGAGCCAGCAATTCAACAAGAAGGCCGAGGAAGGACGGGCGCAGGCAGCACTTGGCTGGACCGGCAAGCTGACCATCGCATGGGGCGAAGTTCGCTATGGCCTCGCCGACGTCGCCGGCAAGCCGGTTCCCTTGCACGGCGTCAAGGTGCTGTTTCGCCATCCCGCGTACGAGAAGGAGGACAAGTCGGTCACCCTCGCACCCGCCTCGGGCCAGGAATTCGCAGCCCAGCACATGCCGAAGGACGGCGTCTGGATTGTCGAAGTCGACGCCGACGCCGGTCTGGACAAACCGTATCGCGACGTCCGCCGGATCATGATTTCCAATGGAGCGCTGCAATGA
- the hemN gene encoding oxygen-independent coproporphyrinogen III oxidase: MQSEIAVKLSENVPRYTSYPTAPHFHSGIDAAIYRGWLETLESGDEISLYLHIPYCDKLCWFCACHTKQTHQYEPVAAYLRSLNAEIVTIAGLLSGKAHVRAIHFGGGSPTILRPDDMVALGAALRDSFDFLPDATVSIEIETNDMDKARLDALAQIGVTRASLGVQDFDPQVQKAINREQSFLQTKAVVDGVRSRGVESVNLDLLYGLPNQTRETICSTVAQALTLEPDRMALFGYAHVPWFKKHQTMIDEAWLPSPTERFAQSQLAARAIVAKGYEAIGLDHFAKPDDALAIAARAGVLHRNFQGYTEDRCPTLIGLGPSSIGRFRQGYVQNMASTAGYGRMVADGGLAAVRGVALSDDDRVRGWIIERLMCDFAFSAVDLVERFGKAGEQLLHRSRSIALHDPARALEFDGDSFLVRTESRPFIRTIAAKFDTYFKGGTARHSVAV, encoded by the coding sequence ATGCAATCGGAAATAGCTGTCAAACTCAGCGAGAACGTCCCACGCTACACCAGCTATCCGACGGCGCCGCATTTCCATTCGGGGATCGATGCTGCCATTTACCGTGGCTGGTTGGAGACGCTGGAAAGCGGCGACGAAATCTCGCTGTACCTGCACATTCCTTACTGCGACAAGCTCTGCTGGTTCTGCGCCTGCCACACCAAGCAGACGCACCAATATGAGCCGGTGGCCGCTTATCTGCGCTCGCTGAATGCCGAAATCGTCACGATTGCCGGTCTGCTGAGCGGCAAGGCACATGTCCGTGCAATCCACTTCGGTGGCGGTTCGCCAACTATTCTGAGGCCCGATGATATGGTTGCTCTTGGAGCGGCCTTGCGGGACAGCTTCGACTTTCTCCCGGATGCTACGGTCAGCATCGAAATCGAAACCAACGACATGGACAAGGCGCGCCTTGATGCACTTGCTCAAATCGGCGTAACCCGGGCGAGCCTCGGCGTGCAGGATTTCGATCCGCAAGTGCAAAAAGCAATTAATCGTGAGCAGAGTTTTTTGCAGACCAAGGCAGTCGTCGACGGGGTTCGTTCGCGGGGCGTCGAATCGGTCAATCTGGACCTGCTCTACGGGCTCCCGAATCAGACACGCGAGACGATCTGTTCCACGGTGGCGCAGGCACTGACCTTGGAGCCAGACCGGATGGCCCTGTTCGGCTACGCACATGTGCCCTGGTTCAAGAAGCATCAGACGATGATCGACGAGGCATGGCTGCCGAGTCCCACTGAGCGTTTCGCCCAATCTCAACTCGCGGCGCGGGCAATTGTCGCCAAGGGATATGAGGCAATAGGACTCGATCATTTCGCGAAGCCCGACGATGCGCTGGCCATAGCGGCCCGCGCAGGGGTTTTGCATCGCAATTTTCAGGGCTACACTGAGGATCGCTGCCCGACACTGATCGGACTTGGCCCTTCGTCCATCGGTCGTTTTCGCCAAGGCTACGTGCAAAACATGGCTTCGACTGCCGGGTACGGGCGCATGGTTGCGGATGGCGGGTTGGCTGCCGTCCGCGGCGTTGCCCTTTCCGACGACGATCGCGTCCGTGGCTGGATCATCGAGCGGCTGATGTGTGATTTTGCCTTCTCGGCAGTCGATCTGGTGGAGCGGTTCGGCAAAGCCGGCGAGCAGCTCCTTCATCGCTCGAGGTCCATCGCACTCCACGATCCTGCCCGAGCGCTTGAATTCGATGGTGACAGTTTCCTCGTACGGACTGAAAGTCGCCCCTTCATTCGAACCATCGCGGCCAAGTTCGATACATATTTCAAAGGGGGAACGGCGAGGCACTCGGTGGCGGTCTGA
- a CDS encoding DUF2274 domain-containing protein — protein MADLKLGKLPDRTASKITITVSAELSQTLKEYAALYRQTYGQSETVAELIPFMLAAFLEGDRAFARARKERLPTELAGKS, from the coding sequence TTGGAAAACTTCCGGACCGAACAGCTTCGAAGATCACCATTACCGTCAGCGCGGAGCTGAGCCAAACACTCAAGGAGTATGCTGCACTTTACCGTCAGACCTATGGTCAGTCTGAAACCGTGGCAGAACTCATCCCTTTCATGCTGGCGGCGTTTCTGGAAGGCGACCGAGCCTTTGCCAGGGCCAGAAAAGAACGTCTGCCGACGGAGCTTGCCGGAAAATCGTGA
- the ccoP gene encoding cytochrome-c oxidase, cbb3-type subunit III encodes MSDEHIDEISGVSTTGHEWDGIRELNNPLPRWWVITFYVTIVWAIGYTIAYPAWPLLHSATKGVLGYSSRNEVRNELTAAEAAKGKYISAVESKSVSEISADDGLREFAIAAGGAAFKVNCVQCHGSGAQGSKGFPNLNDDDWLWGGKAEQIQQTITHGIRFASDPDTRLSEMPAFGDIITADQIAQVSAYVASLSGKVRDASLIQPGAKVFAENCVACHGDNAKGNREFGAPDLTDAIWLYGSGETAIAAQVRAPKQGVMPAWVGRLGEIKVKELAVYVHSLGGGE; translated from the coding sequence ATGAGCGACGAGCATATCGATGAAATCTCTGGCGTCTCGACCACCGGCCACGAATGGGATGGCATCCGGGAGCTGAACAACCCGCTTCCCAGATGGTGGGTTATCACCTTTTACGTCACCATTGTCTGGGCGATAGGCTACACCATCGCCTATCCAGCATGGCCTCTGTTGCACTCGGCGACGAAGGGTGTGCTCGGCTATTCCAGCCGCAACGAGGTCAGGAACGAGCTGACTGCGGCTGAGGCCGCCAAGGGCAAATATATCTCGGCGGTGGAGTCCAAGAGCGTCTCGGAGATCTCCGCGGACGACGGCCTGCGCGAATTCGCAATCGCCGCCGGTGGCGCCGCTTTCAAGGTCAATTGCGTACAATGTCACGGCTCCGGCGCCCAAGGTTCCAAGGGCTTTCCCAATCTCAACGACGACGACTGGCTATGGGGCGGCAAGGCCGAGCAGATCCAGCAGACGATTACGCACGGCATCCGCTTCGCATCCGATCCGGACACGCGCCTGTCGGAAATGCCGGCCTTCGGCGACATCATTACCGCCGACCAGATCGCACAAGTCAGCGCCTACGTGGCCAGCCTTTCCGGCAAGGTCCGCGATGCAAGTCTGATCCAACCCGGCGCCAAGGTCTTTGCCGAGAACTGCGTCGCCTGTCACGGCGACAATGCAAAAGGCAACAGGGAATTCGGCGCCCCCGACCTGACCGATGCGATCTGGCTCTATGGATCCGGTGAGACAGCCATCGCCGCACAGGTCCGTGCGCCAAAACAGGGCGTCATGCCGGCCTGGGTTGGCCGTCTCGGCGAGATCAAGGTCAAGGAACTTGCAGTTTATGTCCATTCGCTTGGCGGCGGAGAATAG